The nucleotide window AGGGACGTGATTCCGAGCAATAAAGTTCATCTACTCcatttaaaacttgaatttggtTACTTGATTTTTTAGGATTTATGATCATATAAAACCTTTGTATTTGTATTTTACTTAAGGTGGACATGTGAAAACATCGAGGAGAGGAGCTTGAGAACACACGGTGGATGTCGCAGGAATAGCAAGTGCAAAAGTTACGAGCATTGCGTGTGTTTTGGATGTCAAATGTGTAGATTTGAGGACTGTGGACGTGCAAGTGTGTGCTGATATCTCTGCAAGCACACATAATTAACTGCCATCATATTTTACTTGTTCTAGGTTAATCTCTTTAAACATATATTCGATAAACAATTGAATGTTTTTAGGTTTTGTTAAATTTTCTTAATGTTATGCTTGACCATATATCACTACAAATTGAAGGATCTTCATGGAGGCGAACTTCACAGCCTCTGATCCTCACTAAAGGTAGGGTGTGTCACTATTAGTGATACATGGAAGCATCAAGGGAGGGGTTATCCATGGAAGCATCAAGGGAGGCGAAAATTGTGGTCATACAGTCGTAATATCTTCAACGAATTAGCGACAAGATTTTCACCACTGAGTTAAATAAGCTGCTGTTCTTTCTGTCAGTGATATTTGTCTTTAGAAAAAAGTTGCACATTTTCTTGTAAATGTTCTAAATATAAATAAACACTTAACAAATAGTatgaaaacaataaataaaactGTAAATAAAAACCAAATCCATATAATTAAAGTTTGTAATAATACGCACGGTATGTTGTATAATAATAACTTAATTATCTATCTAAGAATTATTGGGAATGGCCTAGCTGGGATTGTGAGTGGTCCCAAGTTGAAGATGCGGCCCTTCTTGCCTCCAAGGTCTCCACAATTGTTGATCATGAGCAGGCTTAGCGTTTGGCTCAGTCTCAACGTATTAATTTTCCTAGAGTTGAGAGCATACATATCTGGCTTGGTCTCAACATACTTGATTTTGGGTTAAGACTATTCGTCAGTGATTACTGCTATACAGGGTTGTCTatggtgtttttttttgtgtgtgtccTAGATCGATGACTTCTCTGCGACAGTGTTTCCCATGTCACTACAAGAATAATCAGTATTAGTGGCGACAGTATTAGCGGCGACTTCATATGTGTCGCCGCTAAAGGGTTCGATCCGGGTCAAGGGTTACTGAGCATTTATTGGCCGTTGGATGAAGATCTGATCCAACGATCAGGGTAATGTCTGATAGTTGTCGCCGCTAAAGGGTTTTAAGCGGATAAAACCCTTCATCCCTCCCTTTCCCTCCATTCTATCCTACTATACCCCTTCACCATCGATCCGCTGGTCTCCGCCAGCCGTAATGCGGGGCTTTCAGTGTCTGTGAGCCCGTTCCAAGCTGTGCTCCGTCCACCCCACTCAAATCACCCAAGATTCCAGCCAACTCCACTCAATTCCAAGCACCTCCGGTAACGCCCACTGAAATCCGACCACCTCCGGCGACATACACGGTTAGGGTTCTTTATATTGTTGTTTattttagttatatatttatatttcttGATTTTGTGTGGTTTTTTTAGGTCACCTCCACTAAAATGCAACCACTTCCGGTCATCTCCGCTGAAATCCGGTCAACTCTACTGAAATCCGGCCACCTCTACTGAAATCCGGTCACCTTCACTGACATTCGATCACCTCCGGTTCGTTCTTTTCAATTTCTctttttatatattaattttgTGTAGTACAGTATGTATAAGCATGTATATTTGTAGGTTTGTTATTTTTATTGTGTTGAACTGTATTTATACATATATGTTTGTAgtttattttttcaattttgtgTTGAATTGTATGTATATGGGTAGGTTTATGGAAATTGGGGTGTCAAATAGATGGCTAATGGATATTTCTTGTAGTGAAATACTTGTAATCGTACTTTATTCAGGGTCGGCTCTGTTAGGAATAATCTTGATCGGGTCATCGGTACGGGTTGGATAATTTGAACGAGTCAAAGTAGCTGATTATATTCAGCCGTCAGTTTGTTTTTAATACAATTACAATTTTATTAAGTTTAGTTAGAGTTAATGTGATGGGTATATGCAataacttttgttttttttaagaaaatgGCGAAACAATCAATAGAGGGTATATGCAATAACTTATGGTTTAGGGCAATACATGATATGGACTTTGGAGTTGGTCAGTCAACAGCTGCACTTTCATATAATTTGTTTAGTTTATGTTTGAGGTCAATTCATGGTGCTTATAGCGGTTTGCAATAATTTATAGTTTATGCGAATCAAGTATCCTCGTTGTATGAAAAAAAATACCCATTTGTTTGTTGATCCAGCATCCACATATTATACAAACTAATATCTTTGTTATTGGGGTCATGCTATATATTCTTCTGAGGGGAGTTCCGCCTTTCTGGGCAGGTGATAATTTTCATGGTTTCTTGATTCATTAAGCCTAGAAAGATTAATAATTCAGTGAACTAATAAGAAATACATGTGGTGATACAGAATCTGAGCACGGGATATTCAATGCAATCTTGAAAGGGCACGTCGATTTCACGAGTGATCCGTGGATTAAAGAAGATGGAGAAGCACCCGATACACCACTTGATAACGCGGTCCTTGGAAGGCTAAAACAGTTTAAAGCTATGAATAACTTTAAGAAAGTTGCACTTCGGGTACCTACTAGATCTTTTATGTCACACATATCTTATATCTATGTATGATAATGTATAGATCAAGAGATGACAATTCTCTTCTTAAATAACTTGAGGGATAAGTCATCTGATTTTAGGATTGTTTTTGGACTGAATAGGTCATTGCAGGATGCCTTTCTGAACAGGTCATTGCTGTAAGATGATCATATTAATTAGCTTGCTTTCTGTAACTTTTGGGAACCAAACTATATCTCATTCATTGAAAAACAAACTTAACAGGCTGATGCAGATGGAAATGGAACCATAGATTATGAAGAGTTCATAACCGCAACAATGCATATGAATAGAATGGATAGAGAAGACCATTTGTACACTGCATTCCAATATTTTGATAAAGATAACAGTGAATAGTTCGCGTTTGACATTCAATAAAAATAGTGGTTCCTAGTTTTTAACAGCTAGCTTGTTTGTTCTCAGGTAAATTACTATAGAAGAACTATACTGACGCCGCACAATACGCCGGACCACCTCCTCTGTGCCGCTGCATCACCTCGCCGAACCACCTCTTACGCCGGACGACCAGGTACTCTTGTTGTGCTTGATAGTCTCTAATttgtatggtgttatatatactataaacttGAAGGATGTTGGTGTTACTCCTGCACTAAGTTTTTTTTCTCATTGTGTTATGGTGAGTTATTACAAAATAGATTGAACGCTGACTTCTATTGTTCTCAATAGGGTGTGAATATGTGATAACGGATGGATTCAGTTGTAAAAATGAAGAAAGTTGGCCACTTCAATAAATTAAAATATGATATGGTTTGATTTCGTGTTGTTTTTTATGGTTTGTT belongs to Helianthus annuus cultivar XRQ/B chromosome 5, HanXRQr2.0-SUNRISE, whole genome shotgun sequence and includes:
- the LOC110941831 gene encoding uncharacterized protein LOC110941831, with protein sequence MLYILLRGVPPFWAESEHGIFNAILKGHVDFTSDPWIKEDGEAPDTPLDNAVLGRLKQFKAMNNFKKVALRVNYYRRTILTPHNTPDHLLCAAASPRRTTSYAGRPGTDTTTATLTWALALLVNHHVVLKIAQQELENHDGRDRKVEESDMNNLVYLQAIIKETMHDASLSSCTTFCST